One genomic region from Brachyhypopomus gauderio isolate BG-103 unplaced genomic scaffold, BGAUD_0.2 sc79, whole genome shotgun sequence encodes:
- the tph1a gene encoding tryptophan 5-hydroxylase 1a isoform X3, translated as MNKSAFPKILEKKDNKIASSEKSRAAIVFSLKNEVGGLVKALKLFQDNDVNLVHIESRKSRRRNSEIEIFVDCDSNHEQLNEIIHLLRKHVNIIEMDNRLPEENELDDIPWFPKKISDLDKCANRVLMYGSDLDADHPGFKDNVYRKRRKYFADLAMSYKHGDAIPRIEFTEEEVKTWGVVFRELNCLYPTHACREYLKNLPLLTKCCECREDNIPQLEDVSRFLRELTGFTIRPVAGYLSPRDFLAGLAFRVFHCTQYVRHSSDPLYTPEPDTCHELLGHVPLLAEPSFAQFSQEIGLASLGASDDEVQKLATCYFFTVEFGLCKQEGQLRAYGAGLLSSISELKHALSGNAQIMPFDPQVTCKQECIITTFQDVYFVSDSFEEAKVKMREFAKTIKRPFTVRYNPYTQSVDVLKDTPSINSVVEELRHELDIVGDALSRLDKQLHE; from the exons ATGAACAAATCTGCATTTCCTAAGATCCTTGAGAAAAAAGATAACAAGATCGCATCTTCAGAGAAAAGTCGCGCAGCTATCGTATTCTCTCTAAAAAATGAAGTCGGGGGACTCGTCAAAGCACTAAAACTATTCCAA GATAACGACGTCAATCTTGTTCACATCGAATCCAGAAAATCTCGAAGGCGGAACTCGGAGATCGAGATTTTTGTAGACTGCGACAGTAATCACGAACAGCTTAACGAGATCATACATCTGTTGCGAAAGCACGTTAACATAATCGAAATGGATAACCGCCTACCGGAGGAAAACG AACTTGATGACATACCCTGGTTTCCCAAGAAGATCTCTGATTTGGATAAATGTGCAAATCGTGTGCTGATGTATGGGTCAGACCTGGACGCAGATCACCCG GGCTTTAAGGATAATGTCTACCGCAAACGTAGGAAGTATTTCGCAGATTTGGCAATGAGTTACAAACA TGGAGACGCTATCCCGCGCATCGAGTTCACTGAGGAGGAGGTGAAGACCTGGGGCGTTGTGTTCCGTGAACTTAACTGTCTCTATCCCACGCACGCCTGCCGCGAGTACCTGAAGAACCTGCCACTGCTCACCAAGTGTTGCGAGTGTCGTGAGGACAACATCCCCCAGCTGGAGGACGTCTCACGCTTCCTACGAG AGCTTACAGGATTCACCATTAGACCCGTAGCAGGATACCTTTCCCCCAGAGACTTTCTGGCAGGTCTGGCCTTCCGTGTGTTCCACTGCACACAGTATGTGCGACACAGCTCAGACCCGCTCTATACACCTGAACC AGACACCTGTCATGAATTGTTGGGTCATGTGCCGCTATTGGCTGAGCCAAGCTTTGCCCAGTTCAGCCAGGAGATCGGACTGGCCTCACTGGGAGCATCTGATGATGAAGTTCAAAAACTTGCCACT TGCTACTTCTTCACTGTGGAATTTGGGCTGTGTAAGCAGGAGGGCCAACTTAGAGCCTATGGGGCAGGATTGTTATCCTCCATCAGTGAGCTAAAG CATGCTCTGTCAGGAAATGCCCAAATCATGCCCTTTGACCCACAAGTCACATGCAAACAGGAGTGCATCATAACCACATTCCAGGATGTCTACTTTGTGTCAGACAGCTTTGAGGAAGCCAAAGTCAAGATGAG GGAGTTTGCGAAGACAATCAAGCGGCCGTTTACGGTGCGATATAACCCCTACACGCAGAGCGTCGACGTGCTGAAGGACACCCCCAGCATCAACAGTGTGGTGGAGGAGCTGAGACATGAGCTAGACATCGTGGGAGACGCCCTGAGCAGACTCGACAAACAGCTGCATGAGTGA
- the tph1a gene encoding tryptophan 5-hydroxylase 1a isoform X1 has protein sequence MYSSKSEGPRRGRSFDSMNIGLSFEEKQLNNEMNKSAFPKILEKKDNKIASSEKSRAAIVFSLKNEVGGLVKALKLFQDNDVNLVHIESRKSRRRNSEIEIFVDCDSNHEQLNEIIHLLRKHVNIIEMDNRLPEENELDDIPWFPKKISDLDKCANRVLMYGSDLDADHPGFKDNVYRKRRKYFADLAMSYKHGDAIPRIEFTEEEVKTWGVVFRELNCLYPTHACREYLKNLPLLTKCCECREDNIPQLEDVSRFLRELTGFTIRPVAGYLSPRDFLAGLAFRVFHCTQYVRHSSDPLYTPEPDTCHELLGHVPLLAEPSFAQFSQEIGLASLGASDDEVQKLATCYFFTVEFGLCKQEGQLRAYGAGLLSSISELKHALSGNAQIMPFDPQVTCKQECIITTFQDVYFVSDSFEEAKVKMREFAKTIKRPFTVRYNPYTQSVDVLKDTPSINSVVEELRHELDIVGDALSRLDKQLHE, from the exons ATGTACTCGAGCAAAAGTGAGGGACCGCGCAGAGGAAGATCGTTTGACTCGATGAATATTGGGCTATCTTTCGAAGAAAAGCAACTTAATAATGAG ATGAACAAATCTGCATTTCCTAAGATCCTTGAGAAAAAAGATAACAAGATCGCATCTTCAGAGAAAAGTCGCGCAGCTATCGTATTCTCTCTAAAAAATGAAGTCGGGGGACTCGTCAAAGCACTAAAACTATTCCAA GATAACGACGTCAATCTTGTTCACATCGAATCCAGAAAATCTCGAAGGCGGAACTCGGAGATCGAGATTTTTGTAGACTGCGACAGTAATCACGAACAGCTTAACGAGATCATACATCTGTTGCGAAAGCACGTTAACATAATCGAAATGGATAACCGCCTACCGGAGGAAAACG AACTTGATGACATACCCTGGTTTCCCAAGAAGATCTCTGATTTGGATAAATGTGCAAATCGTGTGCTGATGTATGGGTCAGACCTGGACGCAGATCACCCG GGCTTTAAGGATAATGTCTACCGCAAACGTAGGAAGTATTTCGCAGATTTGGCAATGAGTTACAAACA TGGAGACGCTATCCCGCGCATCGAGTTCACTGAGGAGGAGGTGAAGACCTGGGGCGTTGTGTTCCGTGAACTTAACTGTCTCTATCCCACGCACGCCTGCCGCGAGTACCTGAAGAACCTGCCACTGCTCACCAAGTGTTGCGAGTGTCGTGAGGACAACATCCCCCAGCTGGAGGACGTCTCACGCTTCCTACGAG AGCTTACAGGATTCACCATTAGACCCGTAGCAGGATACCTTTCCCCCAGAGACTTTCTGGCAGGTCTGGCCTTCCGTGTGTTCCACTGCACACAGTATGTGCGACACAGCTCAGACCCGCTCTATACACCTGAACC AGACACCTGTCATGAATTGTTGGGTCATGTGCCGCTATTGGCTGAGCCAAGCTTTGCCCAGTTCAGCCAGGAGATCGGACTGGCCTCACTGGGAGCATCTGATGATGAAGTTCAAAAACTTGCCACT TGCTACTTCTTCACTGTGGAATTTGGGCTGTGTAAGCAGGAGGGCCAACTTAGAGCCTATGGGGCAGGATTGTTATCCTCCATCAGTGAGCTAAAG CATGCTCTGTCAGGAAATGCCCAAATCATGCCCTTTGACCCACAAGTCACATGCAAACAGGAGTGCATCATAACCACATTCCAGGATGTCTACTTTGTGTCAGACAGCTTTGAGGAAGCCAAAGTCAAGATGAG GGAGTTTGCGAAGACAATCAAGCGGCCGTTTACGGTGCGATATAACCCCTACACGCAGAGCGTCGACGTGCTGAAGGACACCCCCAGCATCAACAGTGTGGTGGAGGAGCTGAGACATGAGCTAGACATCGTGGGAGACGCCCTGAGCAGACTCGACAAACAGCTGCATGAGTGA
- the tph1a gene encoding tryptophan 5-hydroxylase 1a isoform X2, with translation MLSGVFLGGRHGQRLLISPVFAQIKMMNKSAFPKILEKKDNKIASSEKSRAAIVFSLKNEVGGLVKALKLFQDNDVNLVHIESRKSRRRNSEIEIFVDCDSNHEQLNEIIHLLRKHVNIIEMDNRLPEENELDDIPWFPKKISDLDKCANRVLMYGSDLDADHPGFKDNVYRKRRKYFADLAMSYKHGDAIPRIEFTEEEVKTWGVVFRELNCLYPTHACREYLKNLPLLTKCCECREDNIPQLEDVSRFLRELTGFTIRPVAGYLSPRDFLAGLAFRVFHCTQYVRHSSDPLYTPEPDTCHELLGHVPLLAEPSFAQFSQEIGLASLGASDDEVQKLATCYFFTVEFGLCKQEGQLRAYGAGLLSSISELKHALSGNAQIMPFDPQVTCKQECIITTFQDVYFVSDSFEEAKVKMREFAKTIKRPFTVRYNPYTQSVDVLKDTPSINSVVEELRHELDIVGDALSRLDKQLHE, from the exons ATGCTGTCAGGAGTCTTTTTGGGAGGAAGACACGGGCAGCGGCTGCTAATTTCCCCCGTATTCGCGCAAATAAAAATG ATGAACAAATCTGCATTTCCTAAGATCCTTGAGAAAAAAGATAACAAGATCGCATCTTCAGAGAAAAGTCGCGCAGCTATCGTATTCTCTCTAAAAAATGAAGTCGGGGGACTCGTCAAAGCACTAAAACTATTCCAA GATAACGACGTCAATCTTGTTCACATCGAATCCAGAAAATCTCGAAGGCGGAACTCGGAGATCGAGATTTTTGTAGACTGCGACAGTAATCACGAACAGCTTAACGAGATCATACATCTGTTGCGAAAGCACGTTAACATAATCGAAATGGATAACCGCCTACCGGAGGAAAACG AACTTGATGACATACCCTGGTTTCCCAAGAAGATCTCTGATTTGGATAAATGTGCAAATCGTGTGCTGATGTATGGGTCAGACCTGGACGCAGATCACCCG GGCTTTAAGGATAATGTCTACCGCAAACGTAGGAAGTATTTCGCAGATTTGGCAATGAGTTACAAACA TGGAGACGCTATCCCGCGCATCGAGTTCACTGAGGAGGAGGTGAAGACCTGGGGCGTTGTGTTCCGTGAACTTAACTGTCTCTATCCCACGCACGCCTGCCGCGAGTACCTGAAGAACCTGCCACTGCTCACCAAGTGTTGCGAGTGTCGTGAGGACAACATCCCCCAGCTGGAGGACGTCTCACGCTTCCTACGAG AGCTTACAGGATTCACCATTAGACCCGTAGCAGGATACCTTTCCCCCAGAGACTTTCTGGCAGGTCTGGCCTTCCGTGTGTTCCACTGCACACAGTATGTGCGACACAGCTCAGACCCGCTCTATACACCTGAACC AGACACCTGTCATGAATTGTTGGGTCATGTGCCGCTATTGGCTGAGCCAAGCTTTGCCCAGTTCAGCCAGGAGATCGGACTGGCCTCACTGGGAGCATCTGATGATGAAGTTCAAAAACTTGCCACT TGCTACTTCTTCACTGTGGAATTTGGGCTGTGTAAGCAGGAGGGCCAACTTAGAGCCTATGGGGCAGGATTGTTATCCTCCATCAGTGAGCTAAAG CATGCTCTGTCAGGAAATGCCCAAATCATGCCCTTTGACCCACAAGTCACATGCAAACAGGAGTGCATCATAACCACATTCCAGGATGTCTACTTTGTGTCAGACAGCTTTGAGGAAGCCAAAGTCAAGATGAG GGAGTTTGCGAAGACAATCAAGCGGCCGTTTACGGTGCGATATAACCCCTACACGCAGAGCGTCGACGTGCTGAAGGACACCCCCAGCATCAACAGTGTGGTGGAGGAGCTGAGACATGAGCTAGACATCGTGGGAGACGCCCTGAGCAGACTCGACAAACAGCTGCATGAGTGA
- the tph1a gene encoding tryptophan 5-hydroxylase 1a isoform X4 — protein sequence MDNRLPEENELDDIPWFPKKISDLDKCANRVLMYGSDLDADHPGFKDNVYRKRRKYFADLAMSYKHGDAIPRIEFTEEEVKTWGVVFRELNCLYPTHACREYLKNLPLLTKCCECREDNIPQLEDVSRFLRELTGFTIRPVAGYLSPRDFLAGLAFRVFHCTQYVRHSSDPLYTPEPDTCHELLGHVPLLAEPSFAQFSQEIGLASLGASDDEVQKLATCYFFTVEFGLCKQEGQLRAYGAGLLSSISELKHALSGNAQIMPFDPQVTCKQECIITTFQDVYFVSDSFEEAKVKMREFAKTIKRPFTVRYNPYTQSVDVLKDTPSINSVVEELRHELDIVGDALSRLDKQLHE from the exons ATGGATAACCGCCTACCGGAGGAAAACG AACTTGATGACATACCCTGGTTTCCCAAGAAGATCTCTGATTTGGATAAATGTGCAAATCGTGTGCTGATGTATGGGTCAGACCTGGACGCAGATCACCCG GGCTTTAAGGATAATGTCTACCGCAAACGTAGGAAGTATTTCGCAGATTTGGCAATGAGTTACAAACA TGGAGACGCTATCCCGCGCATCGAGTTCACTGAGGAGGAGGTGAAGACCTGGGGCGTTGTGTTCCGTGAACTTAACTGTCTCTATCCCACGCACGCCTGCCGCGAGTACCTGAAGAACCTGCCACTGCTCACCAAGTGTTGCGAGTGTCGTGAGGACAACATCCCCCAGCTGGAGGACGTCTCACGCTTCCTACGAG AGCTTACAGGATTCACCATTAGACCCGTAGCAGGATACCTTTCCCCCAGAGACTTTCTGGCAGGTCTGGCCTTCCGTGTGTTCCACTGCACACAGTATGTGCGACACAGCTCAGACCCGCTCTATACACCTGAACC AGACACCTGTCATGAATTGTTGGGTCATGTGCCGCTATTGGCTGAGCCAAGCTTTGCCCAGTTCAGCCAGGAGATCGGACTGGCCTCACTGGGAGCATCTGATGATGAAGTTCAAAAACTTGCCACT TGCTACTTCTTCACTGTGGAATTTGGGCTGTGTAAGCAGGAGGGCCAACTTAGAGCCTATGGGGCAGGATTGTTATCCTCCATCAGTGAGCTAAAG CATGCTCTGTCAGGAAATGCCCAAATCATGCCCTTTGACCCACAAGTCACATGCAAACAGGAGTGCATCATAACCACATTCCAGGATGTCTACTTTGTGTCAGACAGCTTTGAGGAAGCCAAAGTCAAGATGAG GGAGTTTGCGAAGACAATCAAGCGGCCGTTTACGGTGCGATATAACCCCTACACGCAGAGCGTCGACGTGCTGAAGGACACCCCCAGCATCAACAGTGTGGTGGAGGAGCTGAGACATGAGCTAGACATCGTGGGAGACGCCCTGAGCAGACTCGACAAACAGCTGCATGAGTGA